One Methylohalobius crimeensis 10Ki DNA segment encodes these proteins:
- the nadA gene encoding quinolinate synthase NadA, with translation MPSSLEFTPQVKAATQPIYERLRDVIPEMEWPVHAPLIARINELKRERSATLVAHNYQLPEIFHGIADYTGDSLGMAKFGAETEADVIVVCGVRFMAESAKMLSPEKTVLLPDMEAGCSLAASITAQDVRRMREKYPGVPVVTYVNTYADVRAEADICCTSVNAVQVVESLGTDRVIFIPDGYLGRYVATQTDVEIILWEGACEVHERFTGEELRHYRRSYPDIQVIAHPECPPDVLEEADFVGSTSGMIRYIDEHRPERVVMITECTMSDNVAVEFPRTNFVRPCNLCPHMRRITLPKILHSLETLQPEVHINPETARQAHRSLERMLAV, from the coding sequence ATGCCAAGCAGTTTAGAGTTTACGCCCCAGGTTAAAGCAGCGACCCAACCGATCTACGAACGCCTGCGCGATGTCATTCCCGAGATGGAATGGCCCGTCCATGCCCCTTTGATTGCACGGATCAATGAGCTCAAAAGGGAACGCAGCGCCACTCTCGTGGCTCACAACTATCAACTGCCGGAAATTTTTCATGGAATCGCCGATTACACCGGCGACTCGCTCGGCATGGCCAAGTTTGGCGCGGAGACGGAAGCGGATGTGATTGTGGTTTGCGGCGTGCGCTTCATGGCTGAATCCGCCAAAATGCTATCGCCCGAAAAAACAGTGCTGCTGCCCGATATGGAAGCGGGGTGCTCTTTGGCCGCATCGATTACCGCGCAAGATGTGCGCCGGATGCGTGAGAAATACCCGGGTGTTCCGGTAGTGACCTACGTGAATACCTATGCCGATGTCCGCGCCGAAGCGGATATTTGCTGCACCTCGGTCAATGCAGTGCAAGTGGTGGAGTCGCTGGGGACGGATCGGGTGATTTTTATCCCCGACGGCTATCTCGGCCGCTACGTGGCCACTCAAACCGATGTGGAGATCATTCTATGGGAGGGCGCCTGTGAAGTACACGAACGCTTCACCGGCGAAGAATTGCGTCATTATCGTCGTTCTTACCCCGATATCCAGGTGATCGCCCACCCCGAATGTCCTCCGGACGTATTGGAGGAGGCGGACTTCGTGGGTTCGACGTCCGGTATGATCCGTTACATCGATGAACACCGACCGGAACGGGTGGTGATGATCACCGAATGCACCATGAGCGATAACGTCGCTGTGGAATTTCCTCGGACCAACTTTGTGCGTCCCTGCAATCTTTGTCCGCACATGCGGCGCATCACATTGCCCAAGATCCTGCACAGCTTGGAAACCCTGCAGCCCGAAGTCCACATCAATCCGGAGACCGCCCGCCAGGCGCACCGCTCCTTGGAACGCATGCTGGCCGTTTAA
- a CDS encoding GNAT family N-acetyltransferase, whose protein sequence is MDRKDPKPKAIRIVPARTDDAEAIAAMGWDIWQCCYYPEVLSRDAMDYLWHRTGNRDRILDEMARGAVYEWIEQAENRIGFLAYHHFPDQARMRLSKLYLLPEYHRRGIGARALTHVKTVAEQRGVREIHLYVFKKNRQAVRAYLRAGFIIAKAEIGDAGNGYYYDDYMMTCCLER, encoded by the coding sequence ATGGATAGAAAAGATCCGAAGCCGAAAGCGATCCGTATCGTCCCCGCCCGCACGGACGACGCCGAAGCCATCGCGGCGATGGGCTGGGACATCTGGCAATGCTGCTACTATCCGGAAGTTTTGAGCCGGGATGCGATGGATTATTTATGGCACCGCACCGGGAACCGGGACCGCATCCTTGACGAAATGGCCCGGGGCGCGGTCTACGAATGGATCGAGCAGGCCGAAAACCGGATCGGCTTTCTGGCCTACCATCACTTCCCCGACCAAGCCCGGATGCGGCTCAGCAAACTCTACCTCCTGCCCGAATATCACCGCCGTGGCATCGGCGCCCGGGCGCTGACGCACGTCAAGACGGTGGCCGAACAGCGCGGGGTGCGGGAGATCCATCTCTACGTCTTCAAGAAAAACCGCCAGGCCGTCCGCGCCTATCTGCGAGCCGGCTTCATCATCGCCAAGGCCGAAATCGGCGATGCGGGAAATGGTTACTACTACGATGATTATATGATGACTTGCTGTTTGGAGCGATAG
- a CDS encoding FAD:protein FMN transferase yields the protein MKYHRHGFKAMGTTCEIQLFAATPAAAKRAADTVVADVARLENRYSRYRGDSFLSEINRVAALGGKIEVDDETAGLLDYAAACYEQSGGLFDITSGVLRQAWRFDRERAPAPGQIERLLGKIGWHRVRWAPPVLEFTTPGMEIDFGGIVKEYAVDRAATLAREAGVRHGVINLGGDVKIIGPRADGSPWRVGIRHPRRPEAVLRTLFLKEGALASSGDYERCLVVDGVRYGHILNPRTGWPVRYLASVSVLGDFCVVAGSAATIAILKEKEGPAWLEQLGLPHLWMRVDGHIGGSLAPRDSA from the coding sequence ATGAAATATCACCGGCATGGTTTCAAGGCCATGGGAACGACGTGCGAAATCCAGCTTTTCGCCGCCACCCCGGCCGCGGCGAAACGGGCGGCGGACACGGTCGTCGCCGATGTGGCCCGGTTGGAAAACCGTTATTCCCGTTACCGGGGCGACAGCTTTCTGTCGGAAATCAACCGCGTCGCCGCCTTAGGCGGGAAAATCGAAGTGGACGACGAGACCGCGGGCTTGCTCGATTACGCCGCCGCTTGCTACGAACAGAGCGGCGGCCTGTTCGACATCACCTCCGGGGTGCTGCGTCAAGCCTGGCGCTTCGATCGGGAACGAGCGCCGGCGCCCGGGCAAATCGAACGCCTGCTCGGCAAAATCGGCTGGCATCGGGTCCGCTGGGCGCCGCCGGTGCTCGAATTTACCACCCCGGGGATGGAAATCGACTTCGGCGGCATCGTCAAGGAATACGCGGTCGATCGTGCGGCGACCCTGGCGCGAGAAGCGGGGGTTCGCCACGGGGTGATCAATCTGGGCGGCGACGTCAAAATCATCGGCCCGCGCGCCGACGGCAGTCCGTGGCGGGTTGGTATTCGCCATCCGCGGCGGCCGGAGGCGGTGCTCCGGACCTTATTCCTGAAGGAGGGCGCCTTGGCCAGCAGCGGCGACTACGAGCGCTGCCTAGTGGTGGACGGGGTGCGCTACGGTCACATCCTCAACCCCCGCACCGGCTGGCCGGTGCGGTATCTGGCCTCGGTCAGCGTGCTGGGGGATTTCTGCGTGGTGGCGGGCAGCGCCGCCACCATCGCCATCCTCAAGGAAAAGGAAGGCCCCGCCTGGCTCGAACAATTGGGCTTGCCCCACCTGTGGATGCGCGTCGACGGCCACATCGGCGGCTCGCTGGCACCCCGGGATTCCGCTTAG